From Methylopila sp. M107, a single genomic window includes:
- a CDS encoding histidine kinase — MNPLSLAPALVGLSLFAASPASADDAAECDAGIEMISAESAKQHPKATADALKTALRVAKREKGEKEYDECLDAVEDAKKALKK, encoded by the coding sequence ATGAACCCTCTCAGCCTCGCGCCGGCTCTGGTCGGCCTGTCGCTCTTCGCCGCAAGCCCGGCTTCGGCCGATGACGCCGCCGAATGCGACGCCGGCATCGAGATGATCTCGGCCGAGAGCGCCAAGCAGCATCCCAAGGCCACCGCCGACGCGTTGAAGACCGCGCTCAGGGTCGCCAAACGCGAAAAAGGCGAGAAGGAATATGACGAGTGCCTCGACGCGGTCGAAGACGCGAAGAAGGCGCTCAAGAAATAA
- a CDS encoding ATP-dependent RecD-like DNA helicase yields MRWSPQQDAALAAVADWIKRPRAQIFRLFGYAGTGKTTLARHLAEDIDGDVVFGAYTGKAALVMRGKGCVGASTIHAMIYRPRGGDEEGPSFALNRSGAAAEADLIVIDECSMVDEELGRDLMSFGKKVLVLGDPAQLPPVKGGGFFTDAEPDAMLTEVHRQAADDPIIRMSLDVREGRELARGQYGESRVVSRRDIATEEVTAADQVLVGTNRTRRLYNGRLRELKGLIDPMPAAGDKLVCLRNDKTKGLFNGGTWTVQRLKGSDATRVKMDLLPDEEGARRSVSVSVLKSFFEGDVEQIPFAQRRRSDEFDYGYALTVHKAQGSQWDDVMLFDESYAFRENSARWLYTGLTRAAKKITVVR; encoded by the coding sequence ATGCGCTGGTCGCCCCAGCAGGACGCAGCCCTTGCGGCGGTCGCCGATTGGATCAAACGGCCCCGCGCCCAGATCTTCCGCTTGTTCGGCTACGCCGGCACGGGCAAGACGACGCTCGCGCGCCACCTCGCCGAAGACATCGACGGCGACGTCGTCTTCGGCGCCTATACGGGCAAGGCCGCGCTCGTCATGCGCGGCAAGGGCTGCGTCGGCGCGAGCACCATCCACGCCATGATCTACCGGCCGCGCGGCGGCGACGAGGAAGGTCCGTCCTTCGCCCTGAACCGCTCCGGCGCGGCCGCCGAGGCCGACCTGATCGTGATCGACGAATGCTCGATGGTCGACGAGGAACTCGGGCGGGACCTCATGTCCTTCGGCAAGAAGGTGTTGGTTCTGGGCGATCCGGCTCAGCTTCCCCCGGTCAAAGGCGGCGGCTTTTTCACCGACGCCGAGCCGGACGCCATGCTGACCGAGGTCCATCGCCAGGCGGCCGACGACCCGATCATCCGCATGTCGCTCGACGTGCGGGAGGGCCGCGAACTGGCGCGAGGCCAGTATGGCGAAAGCCGCGTCGTCTCGCGGCGCGACATCGCCACCGAAGAGGTGACGGCGGCGGATCAGGTTCTGGTCGGCACCAACCGCACGCGCCGGCTCTACAACGGGCGCTTGCGTGAATTGAAGGGCCTCATCGATCCGATGCCGGCGGCCGGCGACAAGCTCGTCTGCCTGCGCAACGACAAGACCAAGGGCCTGTTCAACGGCGGGACATGGACCGTGCAGCGCCTGAAGGGATCCGACGCGACGCGGGTGAAGATGGACCTCCTGCCGGACGAGGAAGGCGCGCGGCGGTCCGTTTCCGTGTCGGTGCTCAAGTCCTTCTTCGAGGGCGACGTCGAGCAGATCCCGTTCGCGCAGCGGCGGCGGTCCGACGAGTTCGACTACGGCTACGCGCTGACGGTCCATAAGGCGCAAGGGTCCCAGTGGGACGACGTCATGCTGTTCGATGAAAGCTATGCGTTTCGCGAGAACAGCGCCCGCTGGCTCTATACGGGCCTGACGCGCGCGGCCAAGAAGATCACGGTCGTCCGATAG
- a CDS encoding response regulator transcription factor gives MTILIVEDDADIGSVLRRGFAAEEYEVELVGDGEQALAVATDKPLCAIILDVMLPGRSGLEVCKALRAAGQTAPIIMLSARSSVSERTEGLMAGADDYMVKPFDFEELLARVRVQELKRENSEGDQRHLIVPPLDLDLETRTVSTEAGSVRLTEREVDLLALLMRHAGEPLSRADIFSALWAGHGGASLNVVDVYIGYLRHKLGEAIADGGRLIVTVRGRGFMYQPA, from the coding sequence ATGACCATCCTCATCGTCGAAGACGACGCCGACATCGGCTCGGTCCTGCGCCGCGGCTTCGCGGCCGAGGAATATGAGGTCGAACTGGTCGGCGACGGCGAGCAGGCGCTTGCGGTCGCGACCGACAAGCCGCTCTGCGCCATCATCCTCGACGTCATGCTGCCGGGCCGCTCGGGGCTCGAGGTCTGCAAGGCGCTGCGGGCGGCCGGACAGACCGCGCCGATCATCATGCTGTCGGCGCGCTCCTCCGTGTCCGAGCGGACCGAGGGGCTGATGGCGGGCGCCGACGACTATATGGTGAAGCCGTTCGACTTCGAGGAGCTGCTCGCGCGCGTGCGCGTGCAGGAGCTGAAGCGCGAGAATTCCGAAGGCGACCAGCGACACCTCATCGTGCCCCCGCTCGATCTCGACCTCGAAACCCGCACCGTTTCGACCGAGGCGGGCTCCGTCCGCCTCACCGAGCGCGAGGTCGACCTGCTGGCGCTGCTGATGCGCCATGCCGGCGAGCCGCTCAGCCGCGCCGACATCTTCTCCGCGCTCTGGGCCGGCCATGGCGGCGCGTCGCTCAACGTGGTCGACGTCTATATCGGCTATCTGCGCCACAAGCTCGGCGAGGCGATCGCGGACGGCGGACGGCTGATCGTGACGGTGCGGGGCAGGGGCTTTATGTACCAGCCGGCCTGA
- a CDS encoding quinoprotein dehydrogenase-associated SoxYZ-like carrier: MASFSKRFAPSRRAVALTLALGGAFAATSAFAQAPRENTDKTFESFKTDAFGDKPIEANAAFIKIDGPYRAEDAAVVPIDLDVALPKGDGRSISKVTLIVDENPSPVAAAFTVGQKRKEFGVSTRLRVNAYSTIRAVVETDDGKLYMNGRFVKASGGCSAPALKDQDEAINRIGATRFRNVSAQGGEQKDAAVQASKFDRAQLMIRHPNYSGLQMDQVKRTYIPAWFVNHIEVKQGDDMVFTMDGGISLSEDPMIQFSYHKKPGAKLAMTGTDTQGRAFSADLQESAAKAEGL; encoded by the coding sequence ATGGCCTCTTTTTCGAAGCGTTTCGCGCCTTCTCGCCGCGCGGTCGCGCTGACCCTCGCGCTCGGCGGCGCGTTCGCCGCGACCTCCGCCTTCGCGCAGGCGCCGCGGGAAAACACCGACAAGACGTTCGAGAGCTTCAAGACGGACGCGTTCGGCGACAAGCCGATCGAGGCGAACGCCGCCTTCATCAAGATCGACGGTCCCTACAGGGCCGAGGACGCAGCAGTCGTTCCGATCGACCTCGACGTCGCGCTGCCGAAGGGCGACGGGCGCTCGATTTCCAAGGTCACGCTGATCGTCGACGAGAACCCCTCGCCTGTCGCGGCCGCCTTCACGGTCGGTCAGAAGCGCAAGGAGTTCGGCGTCTCGACCCGGCTTCGCGTCAACGCCTATTCGACGATCCGCGCCGTGGTCGAGACCGACGACGGCAAGCTCTACATGAACGGCCGCTTCGTGAAGGCGAGCGGCGGCTGCTCGGCGCCGGCGCTGAAGGACCAGGACGAGGCGATCAACCGGATCGGCGCGACGCGGTTCCGCAACGTTTCCGCGCAGGGCGGCGAGCAGAAGGACGCGGCCGTACAGGCGAGCAAGTTCGACCGGGCGCAGCTGATGATCCGGCACCCGAACTATTCCGGCCTCCAGATGGACCAGGTGAAGCGCACCTACATCCCGGCCTGGTTCGTCAATCACATCGAAGTCAAGCAGGGCGACGACATGGTCTTCACCATGGACGGCGGCATCTCGCTCAGCGAAGACCCGATGATCCAGTTCAGCTACCACAAGAAGCCCGGCGCAAAGCTTGCGATGACCGGGACCGATACGCAGGGCCGCGCGTTCTCGGCCGATCTGCAGGAAAGCGCGGCGAAGGCCGAAGGTCTCTGA
- a CDS encoding HAMP domain-containing sensor histidine kinase, whose protein sequence is MLRHKLRSLRIRLAILVAAVVVTTVAAALVFAWALSITNDNVAELSSAQRRLEDLSTASSRVGDYALAALQTTESHELQTDRLSLPRKNIQEAFERFRKDIEADVARLGSKQAREIESSRGRALAFMKARFGMLDRDVMQAIREGRGGGVDAQQAAEEKVRASIDFFAGSFGPALGQAIANERVAAREAEAQMAKLRSRFAPMAALAVAIAVLFALLLYRSIALPLLRRMSEVASAAADVTRGRTDIRLAPGGHDEFGLLTMRFNRMAISLARRERRLLAAQSQLQEIVDARTAELRGANERLSDIDKARRRFFTDVSHELRTPLTVILGEVDVTLRGRPKQEDLAGALATIRARAKRLHRRVEDLLRVARSESGQLDLEFEPIALAGLVDLAREGVNPTAKAHGLTLTAGDMPDDLFVEADAEWLRQVIEGLIANAVRHSSAGGLVRLDVASDAQGAATVTVADDGEGIPAADLPHVFERFYRGVSEKEGSGFGIGLSLARWIVERHGGRITIDSRTASPGVKSGTSVTIALPSLTPRLAMGTGQ, encoded by the coding sequence ATGCTGCGCCACAAGCTGAGATCACTCAGGATCAGGTTGGCGATCCTGGTTGCGGCCGTCGTGGTGACGACGGTCGCGGCCGCGCTCGTCTTCGCCTGGGCGTTGTCGATCACCAACGACAATGTGGCGGAGCTGTCCTCGGCGCAGCGTCGGCTCGAGGACCTGTCGACCGCGTCGAGCCGCGTCGGCGACTACGCGCTCGCGGCCCTGCAGACCACGGAGTCCCACGAACTCCAGACCGACAGGCTGTCGCTTCCGCGCAAGAACATCCAGGAGGCGTTCGAGCGCTTCCGCAAGGATATCGAGGCCGACGTCGCGAGGCTCGGGTCGAAGCAGGCGCGTGAGATCGAATCCTCCCGCGGCCGCGCGCTGGCCTTCATGAAGGCGCGGTTCGGGATGCTCGACCGCGACGTGATGCAGGCGATCCGGGAGGGCCGCGGCGGCGGCGTGGACGCCCAGCAGGCCGCCGAGGAGAAGGTGAGGGCGTCGATCGACTTCTTCGCCGGCAGTTTTGGGCCGGCGCTTGGCCAGGCCATCGCGAACGAGCGCGTCGCGGCCCGCGAGGCCGAGGCGCAGATGGCCAAGCTCAGATCGCGCTTCGCGCCGATGGCGGCGCTTGCGGTCGCGATCGCGGTGCTGTTCGCGCTGCTGCTCTACCGGTCGATCGCCCTGCCGCTGCTGCGCCGGATGTCGGAGGTGGCGAGCGCCGCGGCCGACGTGACCCGGGGACGGACCGACATCCGCCTCGCCCCCGGCGGCCACGACGAATTCGGCCTTCTGACCATGCGGTTCAACCGGATGGCGATCAGCCTTGCGCGGCGCGAACGACGCCTGCTCGCGGCGCAGAGCCAGCTGCAGGAGATCGTCGACGCCCGCACGGCGGAACTCCGCGGCGCGAACGAGCGGCTGTCCGACATCGACAAGGCGCGGCGGCGGTTCTTCACCGACGTCAGCCACGAATTGCGGACGCCGCTCACCGTCATTCTGGGCGAAGTCGACGTCACGCTGCGCGGCAGGCCAAAGCAGGAGGATCTCGCCGGGGCGCTCGCGACCATCCGTGCGCGGGCGAAGCGGCTGCACCGCAGGGTCGAGGACCTGCTGCGGGTCGCGCGGTCCGAAAGCGGCCAGCTCGACCTCGAATTCGAGCCGATCGCGCTCGCCGGCCTCGTCGACCTCGCCCGCGAGGGCGTGAACCCGACCGCCAAGGCGCACGGGCTGACGCTAACGGCGGGCGACATGCCGGACGACCTTTTCGTCGAGGCCGACGCCGAATGGCTGCGGCAGGTGATCGAGGGCCTGATCGCAAACGCCGTCCGCCATTCGAGCGCCGGCGGCCTCGTCCGGCTCGACGTCGCGTCCGACGCGCAGGGCGCCGCGACCGTCACCGTGGCGGACGACGGCGAGGGCATCCCGGCCGCCGACCTGCCGCACGTCTTCGAGCGCTTCTATCGCGGCGTCAGCGAGAAGGAGGGGTCCGGCTTCGGCATCGGCCTCTCGCTCGCGCGCTGGATCGTCGAGCGCCATGGCGGCCGCATCACAATCGACAGCCGCACCGCATCGCCGGGCGTCAAATCCGGAACGAGCGTCACGATCGCCCTGCCTTCGCTGACGCCGCGCCTCGCAATGGGAACTGGCCAATGA
- a CDS encoding thioredoxin family protein translates to MLARRHVVLAICAMAAAALVQTASAAAIGRFASANFAAANKAGDPVVVHIDATWCPTCKAQKPVLAKLLAGGKYAGFKGFYVDYDSEKPVMRELSAPDRSTILVFAKGKEVARSVGDTSEEKIAALLDKAL, encoded by the coding sequence ATGCTCGCTCGTCGCCATGTCGTCCTCGCCATCTGCGCGATGGCGGCTGCCGCCTTGGTCCAGACCGCAAGCGCCGCCGCCATCGGCCGTTTCGCCTCGGCCAACTTCGCCGCCGCCAACAAGGCCGGCGATCCGGTCGTCGTCCATATCGACGCGACATGGTGCCCGACCTGCAAGGCGCAGAAGCCGGTGCTGGCGAAGCTTCTCGCCGGCGGAAAGTATGCCGGCTTCAAGGGCTTCTATGTCGATTACGACAGCGAGAAGCCGGTCATGCGGGAGCTTTCGGCGCCGGACCGCTCGACCATCCTGGTGTTCGCCAAAGGCAAGGAGGTCGCACGCTCGGTCGGAGATACGAGCGAGGAAAAGATCGCGGCTTTGCTCGACAAAGCGCTTTAA